A portion of the Thermothelomyces thermophilus ATCC 42464 chromosome 5, complete sequence genome contains these proteins:
- a CDS encoding glycoside hydrolase family 75 protein (CAZy_ID 268063): MVQFYTVVGALALTFSAVQAAPNLSARQNIPDPAGEKNVGNGRGLQFIGGQCLGAADCASGCCAILPKGGQTIGVCSGVGAQNQAGKQGCGFESGVGAGNQTQGGSQGGNQNNTGGNQRNGGNNQCNNQGDNQNNGQTGATIRPSTLKPDPAGAANVGNGQGQQFIGGECTSDADCASACCALVNTGEERFGICSGPAANTQNGKQVTTARDAPKNLLEFYDVIRAKGHCRHELASGFYSRDNGPNNFAYCGDYLDSAGVIYIQGRSGALANLDVDCDGSSGGPSDDGRCRRELSPDLQNATSFRDVLASYGRAGVAELNPYVHPYVVFGNAPATKTTTASTGRGAKSGAWRAFDPSEYGMRPLGVMAVVCPTSRKLVYGVWGDMNGDDGARPMVGEASLALVTACGGKGVSGADGIDEDAALFLGFTGDEAVPGRDGADWAAKDFDTFERSIERLGNRLVERVRAADEDASCSVRPSWARVAAVAAAVVGSTWSLL, encoded by the exons ATGGTTCAGTTCTATACCGTTGTCGGGGCGCTCGCCT TGACTTTTTCGGCTGTCCAGGCTGCGCCTAATCTTTCCGCCCGCCAGAACATCCCCGACCCGGCTGGGGAGAAAAACGTGGGTAACGGGAGGGGCTTGCAGTTTATCGGCGGCCAATGTCTCGGCGCGGCCGACTGTGCCTCTGGATGCTGTGCTATCCTACCCAAAGGCGGCCAAACCATCGGCGTCTGCTCTGGTGTTGGTGCTCAGAACCAGGCGGGCAAACAAGGCTGCGGCTTCGAGAGCGGCGTTGGTGCTGGCAACCAAACCCAAGGTGGTAGCCAGGGTGGGAACCAGAACAACACCGGGGGCAACCAGCGCAACGGCGGGAACAACCAATGCAACAATCAGGGGG ACAACCAAAACAACGGCCAAACCGGCGCCACCATCCGACCCAGCACCCTCAAGCCCGACCCTGCAGGTGCCGCCAACGTCGGCAACGGCCAAGGGCAGCAGTTCATCGGGGGCGAGTGCACCAGCGACGCCGACTGCGCCTCGGCGTGCTGCGCCCTGGTGAACACGGGCGAGGAGAGATTTGGCATCTGCTCCGGCCCTGCGGCCAACACTCAGAACGGCAAGCAGG TGACAACGGCACGCGACGCTCCGAAAAATCTCCTCGAGTTCTACGATGTAATACGAGCAAAAGGGCACTGTCGCCACGAACTGGCATCAGGCTTCTACAGCCGCGACAATGGCCCCAACA ACTTTGCCTACTGCGGCGACTACCTCGACAGCGCGGGCGTAATCTATATCCAAGGCCGCTCCGGCGCCCTGGCGAACCTGGACGTAGATTGCGACGGCAGTTCGGGAGGCCCCAGCGACGACGGCCGGTGCCGGCGCGAGCTCAGCCCGGACCTGCAGAACGCCACCTCGTTCCGCGACGTGCTCGCCAGCTACGGCCGCGCCGGCGTCGCCGAACTCAACCCGTACGTCCACCCTTACGTCGTGTTCGGCAACGCGCCGGCCACGAAAACTACCACCGCATCCACGGGACGGGGGGCCAAGTCCGGAGCGTGGCGAGCGTTCGACCCGTCCGAGTACGGGATGCGGCCGCTCGGCGTCATGGCGGTCGTCTGCCCGACGAGCCGGAAGCTGGTGTACGGCGTGTGGGGGGACATGAACGGGGACGACGGGGCCAGGCCGATGGTCGGGGAGGCGTCGCTGGCGCTGGTGACGGCCTGCGGCGGGAAGGGGGTCAGCGGGGCGGACGGGATCGACGAGGACGCCGCCCTGTTCCTGGGGTTCACGGGCGACGAGGCGGTGCCGGGACGCGACGGCGCCGACTGGGCCGCCAAGGACTTTGACACGTTTGAGAGGAGCATCGAACGATTGGGAAACAGGCTGGTGGAGCGTGTCCGGGCTGCAGACGAGGACGCGTCGTGCAGCGTCCGGCCAAGCTGGGCCCGGGTTGcggctgttgctgctgcggtGGTGGGCTCGACATG GTCGTTATTATGA